From Chrysiogenia bacterium:
TGGCCCAGCTCGTGCCGCCCACGCCGCCGACATCGATGCCGGTGACACCCGCGTTGAGCAGGGCGTGCGCCATCTGCGAGGAAATACCCGAAGAAACTTCACGCGCGAAGACCGGCACGTCCAGCTCGCGGCAGACGCGCTCGACCTTGCGAAGCAGCCCCGAAAAATCGGTATCGCCCCCGTCCTGCAGGACTTCCTGAAGGGGGTTGAGATGCAGGAACAGGGCGTCGGCCTCGATCATCTTGACCGCTTCGGTGCATTCGGAGACGCCCATGCCCTTGTTGAGCTGGACGGCGCCGAGGTTCGCGAACAGGACCGCATCGGGGGCCAGGCGACGGATCTCAAAGGTCCGGCGCAGCTCTTCGTGCTCCAGGGCCGCGCGCTGGGAGCCCACGCCCATGACGATCCGGCGTTCCTGGGCCGCGCGGGCCAGATTTTCATTGATGGTTGCGGCCGCCTGGGTCCCACCGGTCATCGGCGAAATCATCAGCGGCGCCCAGAGGTCTTTTCCAAGGAAGCGGGTGGAGGTCTCCACCTTGGCGTAGTCGAGCTCCGGCAGGGCCTGGTGATCGAAGCGATAGCGGTCCAGGCCGTTACTACGGCCCGAGCGCGATTGCTCCGACAGGCAGGCCTCGATGTGCAGGGCCTTGCGATTGGCGATGCCGGGAGTGTCACTCAAAATACAAATCCGCCTGATTTCAGCAAGTTACGGTTCTAAACCGAGCAGCCCGAAGGTACCTGACTGGTCAGTTAGGTTCGGGACTCTACCAAACCACCCCCGGGTGGTCAATGGCGTTTCCCCCCGGAATTTTTGGGCTCAAATCGGGCCCTTTTCAGTGGTGGGGAGTGCCGCGCCCCGTGGCAAAGGCATCCGGCCCCGAGTGCCGGCTAGCCCAGCGCCCGGACGCTCCCACGTTCCCGGCTCGGCCGGGCCGGGCCGGTGCCGCCCGGGGCGAGCCCACGGCCCCGGATTCCGCCAAATTCCCGGGGCTTCGGCTTGCAATGCCGGTGGGCGATCAAGCATTGTTTCGACACGCACCGGAGCGCAAAGGCACAAACAGCACTCCGGCGGCACATTGGGATGGGGCATCGGTCGACTGACCGATCAACAAAAACACTTCCACGGAAACAATTCCTAAAAAAACCAAGAGAAAATGAGCGACGAGACCAAGAACCGTATTCGCAGAGACGCACTGGCCTACCACCGCGAAGGCCAGCCCGGAAAAATCGAAGTCAACGCCACCAAGCCCTGCGCCACGCAGCGCGACCTTTCGATGGCGTACACCCCCGGCGTTGCCGAACCCTGCCGCGAGATCGAGAAAGATCCCGAGGCCGCCTACGAGTATACCGCCAAGGGGAACCTCGTCGCTGTCATCAGCAACGGCACCGCGGTACTCGGCCTTGGTGACATCGGCGCGCTCGCCGGCAAGCCCGTCATGGAGGGCAAGGGCGTTCTCTTCAAGCGCTTCGCCGGCATCGATGTCTTCGACATCGAGATCAACGAAAAAGATCCCGACAAGATCATCGAGATCGTCAAAGCCCTTGAGCCCACCTTCGGCGGCATCAACCTCGAAGACATCAAGGCACCCGAGTGCTTCAAGATCGAGAAAGAGCTGATCGAGAAGATGGACATTCCCGTCTTCCACGACGATCAGCATGGCACGGCCATCATCTCCGCCGCGGGCTTCCTCAACGCACTTGAGATCGCCGGCAAGGAAATCGACAAGGTCAAAATCGTGTTCTCCGGCGCGGGCGCGG
This genomic window contains:
- the fni gene encoding type 2 isopentenyl-diphosphate Delta-isomerase, which codes for MSDTPGIANRKALHIEACLSEQSRSGRSNGLDRYRFDHQALPELDYAKVETSTRFLGKDLWAPLMISPMTGGTQAAATINENLARAAQERRIVMGVGSQRAALEHEELRRTFEIRRLAPDAVLFANLGAVQLNKGMGVSECTEAVKMIEADALFLHLNPLQEVLQDGGDTDFSGLLRKVERVCRELDVPVFAREVSSGISSQMAHALLNAGVTGIDVGGVGGTSWAKVEGMISENAQTRALSELFADWGHDVAESLLSVREISRTCPLIASGGIRDGLAAAKAIALGADLASIAGGFLQAGLESVEAVIEVIDTLREALRITLFCTGLGTVANLQGHFLEGQITQTPDGKVVKLRA